The following proteins are co-located in the Pochonia chlamydosporia 170 chromosome 6, whole genome shotgun sequence genome:
- a CDS encoding GCN5-related N-acetyltransferase (GNAT) domain-containing protein (similar to Metarhizium robertsii ARSEF 23 XP_007822729.1), whose translation MAQQGIVLPFNPKQHSHLTPYLAAIHASCITQDRTIATFLPPLSHEKLLSWWKERIAEVNDGKRQIWILVTQVDESGRPKGPELMGVVMLTTPYSETGAYRGYVEKLLVHKNFRGRGGARALMAALESEATRMSKNILLLDTETGSAAEAVYRKLGYVELGRVPGYGMSPAGAMKDGTFFYKQLG comes from the exons ATGGCCCAGCAGGGAATCGTCCTGCCCTTCAACCCCAAGCAACACTCCCACCTGACGCCGTACCTCGCCGCCATCCACGCCTCCTGCATCACGCAAGACCGCACTATTGCCACGTTTCTCCCGCCCCTGTCACACGAGAAGTTGCTGTCGTGGTGGAAGGAGCGTATAGCAGAGGTAAACGATGGGAAGCGGCAGATTTGGATTCTTGTCACGCAGGTTGATGAGAGTGGGAGACCCAAGGGCCCAGAGCTGATGGGAGTTGTTATGCTAACTACGCCGTATTCGGAGACGGGTGCGTATAGGGGCTACGTGGAGAAGTTGCTGGTTCATAAGAACTTTAGGGGGAGGGGCGGTGCgagggcgttgatggcggcgTTGGAGAGCGAGGCGACGAGAATGTCGAAGAATATATTG TTGCTTGATACGGAGACGGGGAGTGCTGCCGAGGCGGTTTATCGGAAGTTGGGGTATGTTGAGTTGGGGAGGGTTCCTGGGTATGGGATGAGTCCGGCGGGGGCGATGAAGGATGGGACGTTTTTTTATAAGCAGCTTGGATGA
- a CDS encoding ribonuclease T2 precursor (similar to Metarhizium acridum CQMa 102 XP_007807082.1), translating into MRCAALVLGLAGLADVAVAGLYPGITPDNHTCAIVEPVLSCSCKANPEKVKDTCCVETFGGLLVATQLWSTFTGLEDKGQIYPKNSWTIHGLWPDFCNGSYTQYCDLTRQYDPKPSPNTTNSKPDGTPVPPYKGESIDKWFEPYGKLDLLAYMAKYWVSQFDPNWVFWAHEFSKHATCYSTFQKECYGPKAAEHDDLFDFFETVITWQQRLPSFRWLSNAGIHPSNSTGYTLSDIQHALTKEFGKPPFIGCGGPKYNETAAGKGSLDNGRTEINELWYYYHVNGTPQRGEAKKLDAGKAGGRLTTCAQAKGAIKYYERAKGSEK; encoded by the exons ATGCGTTGCGCGGCTCTTGTTCTGGGGCTTGCGGGCTTGGCGGACGTGGCTGTTGCGGGATTGTATCCGGGTATTACGCCTGATAACCACACCTGCGCGATTG TTGAACCGGTGCTGTCTTGCTCGTGCAAGGCGAACCCtgaaaaggtcaaggatACGTGCTGCGTTGAGACGTTTGGCGGTCTGTTG GTCGCCACTCAACTATGGAGCACATTCACTGGCCTCGAGGACAAGGGACAGATCTATCCCAAGAATTCGTGGACCATCCATGGCCTATGGCCTG ACTTCTGCAACG GCTCATACACCCAATACTGCGACCTAACCCGCCAATATGACCCCAAGCCCTcccccaacaccaccaacagcaaaccAGACGGCACGCCCGTGCCCCCCTACAAAGGCGAGTCCATCGACAAGTGGTTCGAGCCCTACGGCAAGCTAGATCTCCTCGCCTACATGGCCAAGTACTGGGTCAGCCAATTCGACCCCAACTGGGTATTCTGGGCGCACGAGTTCTCCAAGCACGCCACCTGCTACTCTACCTTTCAGAAAGAGTGCTAC GGCCCCAAGGCCGCCGAGCACGATGACCTGTTCGACTTCTTCGAGACAGTTATTACCTGGCAGCAGCGGCTCCCCTCGTTCCGGTGGCTCAGCAACGCGGGCATACACCCGTCCAACTCGACTGGCTACACGCTGAGTGATATTCAGCACGCTCTGACCAAGGAGTTTGGTAAGCCGCCGTTTATTGGCTGCGGCGGGCCCAAGTATAATGAGACGGCTGCGGGTAAGGGGTCGTTGGACAATGGGCGCACTGAAATCAATGAGCTGTGGTATTACTACCATGTTAATGGGACGCCGCAGCGAGGGGAGGCTAAGAAGTTGGATGCTGGGAAGGCGGGTGGTCGGTTGACGACCTGTGCGCAGGCAAAGGGCGCTATTAAGTACTATGAGCGTGCTAAGGGTAGTGAGAAGTAA
- a CDS encoding protein translocation protein, Sec62 family protein (similar to Metarhizium acridum CQMa 102 XP_007807083.1) yields MSAPNGEGGIPMPMPGQRPTPEQIAEIQRRVAEDAEKAGMTVPEFIEHIKKQAMEQQRMRMMQQQAGGEHVHGEHCNHDHDHDHDHDHDHDHHGHSHGQPQPIVPGPPNPKALALANFLKGQDLKPRTSILNGERKDMFRVKRALRALQTPAYEKARKKNPLLPEITDRASLENAFKLLPLSMLALRVSKIEPEEGPNGKKPKRTKGQWNVRIEQQQDAGDDMYYVWLWEGSQVKRQLYAALALVLIFIIVLYPLWPLKLRQGVYYLSWGLLGLLGLFFAMAIFRVILFCITYFAVPPGLWLYPNLWEDVSFMDSFRPVWAWHESAADKKKKKKAKSAARASAAGPNSAFAASTGQVAPTTATTTGTDTQINVGSAQQRHYEAPRVDELADDE; encoded by the exons ATGTCAGCGCCGAATGGTGAGGGTGGCAtccccatgcccatgcccgGTCAGCGTCCAACGCCGGAGCAGATTGCTGAGATTCAGCGAAGGGTTGCCGAGGATGCTGAAAAGGCGGGTATGACTGTTCCGGAGTTCATTGAACACATTAAGAAGCAGGCGATGGAGCAGCAACGAATGCGCATGATGCAGCAACAGGCTGGAGGCGAGCATGTGCACGGAGAACACTGCAACCATGATCACGACCatgaccacgaccacgaccacgaccacgatCACCATGGCCatagccatggccagcccCAGCCCATTGTCCCTGGTCCTCCCAATCCCAAGGCTCTGGCACTGGCAAACTTTCTTAAGGGCCAGGATCTCAAACCCCGTACCAGTATCCTAAACGGAGAGCGAAAGGATATGTTCAGAG TCAAGCGTGCCCTGCGTGCCCTGCAAACCCCAGCGTATGAAAAAGCCCGCAAGAAGAACCCTCTTCTCCCCGAGATCACAGACCGAGCGTCCCTCGAAAACGCtttcaagctgctgccgctgagCATGCTGGCTCTGAGAGTCAGCAAGATTGAACCTGAAGAGGGTCCGAACGGCAAGAAACCCAAGCGAACAAAGGGCCAATGGAACGTTCGCatcgagcagcagcaggacgCTGGCGATGACATGTACTATGTGTGGCTCTGGGaaggcagccaagtcaagcGCCAGCTGTACGCTGCTCTCGCTCTAGTTTTGATCTTCATCATCGTTCTGTATCCCCTCTGGCCACTGAAGCTGCGACAAGGTGTCTACTACCTTAGTTGGGGTCTTCTGGGTCTTCTTGGACTGTtcttcgccatggccatcttCCGTGTCATTCTCTTCTGCATCACATATTTCGCTGTGCCTCCTGGTCTCTGGCTGTATCCCAACCTATGGGAGGATGTTTCGTTCATGGACAGTTTCCGACCTGTGTGGGCTTGGCATGAG TCTGCCgccgacaagaagaagaagaagaaggcaaagtcTGCAGCTCGCGCTTCGGCTGCCGGTCCCAACAGTGCTTTTGCTGCCTCGACTGGCCAGGTTGCGCCCAcaactgccaccaccaccggcaCAGATACCCAGATCAACGTTGGCAGCGCCCAGCAACGGCACTATGAAGCCCCCAGAGTGGACGAACTTGCAGACGACGAGTAA
- a CDS encoding RNA polymerase II transcription mediator (similar to Beauveria bassiana ARSEF 2860 XP_008593749.1), translating into MGDRLTQLQDAVDQLAQQFVACLHFVQRRHDLETLGPNDKVRDVKQEPHQKEVDPLPADEFAAGLKELSRDLIIKEQQIEVLISNLPGLDNSERDQERNIKDLEEDLKAAEAQRQEALKERDQILAELDTVIRSIRRP; encoded by the exons ATGGGCGATAGGTTAACGCAACTGCAAGATGCAGTCGACCAG CTTGCCCAGCAATTCGTCGCATGCCTGCATTTTGTCCAGAGGCGGCACGACCTTGAAACCCTCGGCCCAAACGATAAAGTCCGCGATGTAAAACAGGAGCCTCACCAGAAAGAAG TCGACCCGTTGCCCGCTGACGAGTTTGCGGCCGGTCTTAAAGAGCTATCTCGGGACCTTATCATTAAGGAGCAACAAATTGAAGTGCTCATTTCGAACCTCCCAGGGTTAGATAACAGCGAAAGAGACCAAGAACGAAACATTAAGGACCTGGAAGAAGACCTGAAGGCGGCGGAAGCGCAGAGACAAGAAGCGCTAAAGGAGAGGGACCAAATATTGGCAGAGCTGGACACTGTCATTAGAAGTATTAGACGGCCATGA
- a CDS encoding pyrimidine 5'-nucleotidase (similar to Metarhizium robertsii ARSEF 23 XP_007821219.2), translating into MTVVNGTGAGKPVLFFDIDNCLYSRSTKVQDLMADLIDKYFSKHLDLPWDEAVRLHKEYYTSYGLAIEGLVRHHQINPLEYNAEVDDALPLQDIIKPDPELRKLLESIDKSKVTVWLFTNAYVTHAKRVVRLLGIEDLFDGLTYCDYSQKPLTCKPHPDMYKKGMREAGVTDVNDCYFVDDSFLNCTKARDFGWTAAHLVEEGLPVPDKKASQYQIRHLSELRTIYPQFFK; encoded by the exons ATGACTGTCGTCAACGGCACAGGAGCCGGGAAACCGGTACTCTTCTT TGATATCGACAACTGTCTCTACTCACGAA GTACCAAGGTTCAGGATTTGATGGCAGATCTGATTGACAAGTACTTTTCGAAGCACCTGGACCTTCCCTGGGACGAAGCTGTCAGACTTCACAAGGAGTACTACACAAGTTACGGATTGGCCATTGAAGGTCTCGTCCGCCACCACCAGATTAACCCGCTAGAGTATAATGCTGAAGTCGACGATGCTCTACCACTCCAGGACATCATCAAGCCTGATCCCGAGCTGAGGAAACTTCTGGAGAGTATTGACAAGTCCAAAGTCACGGTTTGGCTTTTTACTAATGCCTACGTCACTCACGCCAAGAGAGTCGTCCGCCTCCTCGGTATTGAGGACCTCTTTGACGGCCTTACATACTGTGACTATTCTCAGAAGCCTCTAACTTGCAAGCCGCACCCAGATATGTACAAAAAGGGTATGCGAGAAGCTGGCGTTACCGACGTAAATGATTGCTACTTCGTTG ATGATTCCTTCTTGAATTGTACGAAAGCCAGAGACTTCGGCTGGACCGCGGCTCATTTGGTTGAAGAAGGTTTGCCAGTACCCGACAAGAAAGCCTCTCAATACCAGATACGCCACTTGAGTGAACTGCGAACTATTTATCCGCAGTTCTTCAAATAA